The Poecilia reticulata strain Guanapo linkage group LG1, Guppy_female_1.0+MT, whole genome shotgun sequence DNA window TAGGCCTAATGGAATATGACAAAATCGACGGGGAAGGAATTTCTAAACGACTGAAAGGACAGAACAAGCTTTTCTAACGATGATCGTCTCATCCAGATAACACAAATAAAGCTCTGGAATAAATGTGACATTgctaatatttttgtatttatttcttcattttttgcatttttattcataacaCTTAAAGTATATCAGACATCAAATTCATTATTGCACTGCAAGCAGTCATTTGCAATATGATTATTGTACGAATATTGAAAGTGGGGGATGCCCACctcattttttcagttttcctcctGCCTCCTAATCCTGATTCATTCTCTTATTCCTTTTATACCTGTTTTACCTGAAAGTACACACATCCAAGTTCAGTAACCCTCGACTGACTTAGAGTTTACACACAGCTTTTGTGGTGCTACTTATTAACATGCTTATAAAACCTGGATCTGTTGAACTTGCCTCCAGATATAAGACCCACGTGACTGAGGTAAACACACAGATTTGTTGCGATTCTGAGATTTAAGACACTTTCTTAATTATAGTCAGTAAATCTAGAGAATATAATACCCCAAGTTGTCATACTTCAGTATATCCTCTCTACACTCGCTTTGACTTGAGTCACACTTTGGCTTACTTAGAAgaaatattgcacattttctaaGATGTGATGCGACCTTGCAGATTTTAAGTTGAGTTTATCTGTTTAAAAGCGGTCTACATTTCTTTGAAACTAGAAACAAATGCCAGCAATTAAGTCAATAGGAGATTCTGCCTCCTGACAAAATGGTTAacagccattttaaaaaaggaaaacatttttttttagccttttccTATATTTCAACTAGTGTTGCAGGCAATTCCAAACAGAAActaatgaaaaatgtgtaatttagtAGAAAGCTCCCAACATACTAAAATGGTCTGATATTTGATAATCAGTTATAGAAGGAGGCTGAGAGACAGATTGAGCAGCTCAAGCAGATTTGAACCATACCTCAATGTTAATGCTCACTGTTTGTCTTATTGATTCTAGAACCTACTCAGATATACAGATTCCTCCGTACAAGGAACCTCATCGCGGTAAGTGAACTCTTACTCCTTGTTCCTTTCAGGAATTTGTCTGCACTAGCCTGACCATCCAAACTTATTCTCACCTCTTATCATTTTCAGCCCATATTTTTGCACAGGACCCTCACCTTCATGTCTCACAGAAATAATCGAACAAATGCTCGAAGGTACGCAATTCAAATTTCTGTTACACAAGTCAGCAGACcctgtttgaaaaatatttaatttttaaaattttttttactgatttgtaggaaaacattcaaagtgGACGATTTGTTAAAGACGGTAGAGAAAATGAAACTAGAGCAGGATTCTCCAAGGTAAGGAAGATCACATCTAAGTTTTAcactttgaattatttaaagatgGTTAACGTCAGTCTTTAATACGCATTTATTGCATatctttttgtactttttagcTTGTCTTCACACCTACAGTTAACATTTACCGGGTTCTTCCTTAAGGATGGTAAgcagtgtgtttttctttgtttaaaaacattttccaaatcaatGAGGATAGGTGTGCTCCTGCGAAACTTGGCACTCATAGCGGTACCAGCAGAACCCGTCCGTGTTTGAATGTATTCATCTGAAGCGTTAATATTTACATTCTTTTATTGCTTGACAGAAAAGCCATCTCAGAATTCAGAGAACGAGCAACATTCAGTGTCATTAGAGGTGCTACTTGTCAAAGTCTGCCATAAAAAGCGCAAGGTATCGTGTAAAGTTTCATATCTGAAGTCGatcatttctttctgttgtcCTCACTTCCCTGCTGACGACTCTCGTTATTGTCTGCTTCTTTAGGACGTCAGTTGCCCGATAAAACAAGTGCCTACCGGTAAAAAGCAGGTGCCTTTGAATCCTGACTCCAAGCAGACCAAGCTGGGCTCCTGCCCCTCTTTACTCGTCCCCAGCAATGAGTTTGAGCCCAGCAACAGCCACATGGTGAAGTCCTATTCGCTCCTCTTCAGGGTGTCGCGCACTGGGAGAAGTGGTCTGGTCAATGGGGAGGCCAATGAGAATATTGGTGcgtcaatgtttttttgttttttttatgtgcagctGTAATTCTAATAACTAGATGTAAAACGTCACTTTTTCCCACTTAGATGTGACAGAAACTCCCAGTAGAAAGAAGAGAGGTTCAGCCcacagagaggagggagggacCACAGAGACCTATGTTGCACAGATGACCGTCTTTGATAAGAATCGGTGAGCCGGTTCTGGTCCAATTTCTCCCTTTTCCTTACAGATTTTTGGGCTAAACCTGTTTTTAGTGAGTGAATCCATTCTCCTACAggaggctgcagctgctggacggAGAGTACGAGGTGTCAATGCAAGGGATGGACGAGAGTCCAGTCAGCAAGAAACGGGCGACGTGGGAAACGATCCTTGATGGCAAGGTGAGTGACCCGAGTCTGTCTCCAGATCAGCTTCTTTTCGTCTTAACTTATGAGTTCTTTTTTCAACGTCTCTGCAGTTGCCTTGTCAACACCTGCAGATCCACACTGATAGTTGTCCAATGTTGTTTATACAGCAGATGGAGACAGACTTCTATCTATTAGCAGATTGTGTAGTCTGCTGTGATAGGTTAGTTTCTATGGACTGATCAGACGATGGTAGAAATGAGGGAATGTATACTTCCATTCACTCAAGGAGATAATCTTGTAATTTCTGTTGGATTGCTCATCTACAATCACTATCAGAAGAACctgctgttcatttttctcttgcGTGTTGTAATTAGGGACGCAAGAATGTGAAAATTTGGGCCGACGTTGATATTGAATCGGCCAGTTTTGGTTAATGCTAATAAAAATTGTGCATCAGTAGTTctagtttttacaaaaatgatatTGGTGAGAATCTGACATGCAGAtcagacctcaaagaaaaccagaaatctGTGTTGGCCAATAAAAACCTGCTCGGCACATCGATACTTTTTCCCTCGCTCTTGACTCCTGTCTGAGACGACAGTGTGTCGGAGTCGTTGCTGCTCCTCTCTGAGACGTTTTTATTCTGTGTGTCGGTCCCACAGAGAATCCCACCGTTCGAGACGTTTTCTCAGGGACCCACGCTGCAGTTTACGCTGCGTTGGACAGGCGATGCCGGAGCAAAGTCCACCGCACCTGTAGCCAAACCTCTTTCCACCCGCAACTCAGAAGCCACCAGCCCAATGGAGACCCGGACCAGCCACCACCGCGCAGCCCTTATGAGTACGTACGAAGTTCAAGTCGAGGTCGATTGTGAAATGTTCATACGTCCTGGTCGTCTCTTTGAATGCCAATTAGTTTTTGTTAGGTCTTTTGTTTAGAGGTGACAGAAAAGTCTAATTAAAGAGACGAAGATGGTGCACAGATGGCTGTGTGCTCTTGAATTGCTAACAGTTTGTTTGGCATAAAGCATTTGGACCTAAAAAGAAGAACAGCATTGTAATTGTTGAGTCCCTTTCAGACACGagaactactttgtgttttattcattttatttagaaactgtttttataattAGTTAATTTGCAAAAGTCACGCTGACTGCttctttttacataaaaaaaaaaactaaaaaaatttttaatgtttatattcagtttattgttttgcagaaaatgagtgAGTTAGTCATTACATAATCTTATTTCTGTTACTTCTCAGAGAAACATTCAGCAGAGATCAACTCATGTAGCACACAACTAAAGTGTAAGCATTACTTTTTTGCTTCATATTGCAACATAAAATTCCAGACCTATTGATGTAAATATGCTAGGGATGCACCGGTTCACCAGCCTGTGGTCATAGCTGGCTTTACAAGTGCTGACAAAATATCTCTGGGTAGtcttataaatgtttttattcaattaaatcaggggtgtcaaactccagtcctcgagggcccgtgtcctgcaacttttagatgtgcctctgctgcaccacacctgaatagaataattaggtcattagcaaggctctggagaacatatctacacaaagaggatgtaattaagtcatttcattcaagtgttttgtacctgtggcacatctaaacactgcaggacagcggcccttgaggactggagtttgacacccctgaatTAAATGGTACATTTGTGATTGTGTGACACACCCCTTGGGTGTGTGTGAATGGCTTGTCCAACACAATAACCCTGATGTGCATTTGTGACAAACTTCACCAAGCAGtttcaatcagttttcttttttctgggtACAAATCGTTTCTACATCACAAACAGTTTGAAGAAGAGAACAATCTAAACTATGCCAAAATGAAGTGACAGAAAATTGAAAACTACATTCAAACGAATGGAAGAAAATCCCAAATAAACAGAATGCTGATGAGCTTTAAATAATAGACGTGAAGAATCTGCAGCATCCAGTCGGGGGCCAAGGAGATGAATAGGAACCGTTTCCTTGTGCTGCTGTTTCAGGCCTCATCCATTAGATCATGGATCAATCTAAATACATCAGCATACGCGGTCATGTTGCCTTTTGTCGAAACGGAAATGCCCTTGAAATCTGTTGTTTCTAGAAGACGGCGACCTCAAACTCTTAGTTAAGCGCCGCTGCGTCTGCTTCCTGGCCATCATGATTGACATTacagaatgtgaaaaatctgaaaaacaagaaatgatgatgaaatgttcagtgtttacagtgggacattttttttttggtttgctttttattaagaaaaacgCTTACGTCTACCAATAGcatcataaaataaaagctactgTAGTGAAATAAAACGATGAGCtgtataatttgtttatttaaaattagcCGAGCAAagcctgattggtgcatctctagtaTAGACATGTATTGCTATTACTATCATCATTAGCGGTTACATGGCACCATAGAGTTGGATGTTGTTTTGTCTGGAAGGGACTTCTCCAATGTTCAAATTTGTGTCGCATATTTGGGAGCAGAGGAAAAGTCACTGTTTAGTTTCGTCTCAAACGCACAGTATTTGGCGACAAACAAAACGTTAACTTGTGCATCTGTTTCTGTCAGCAGTGAAAGAGTCGGTCAGCACAGACAGTCAGACGAGGAAAGAGCAGATCCCATCTGAGCCGCGCCAGAAGCTCCGTATATTTTATCAggtacagtaaaaataaaaaataaaaaaaaatcactgggATTGGCACTGAATTGCATCTGAATTAAACGTTTATCTTGATAGGAAAAagaatgtttgactttttttttttttacacctacTTACTGCTTTGTAGTGATTCTGTGATGTGTTCTTCAACAGTTCCTGTACAACAATAACACACGGCAGCAGACTGAGGCCAGAGACGACCTCCACTGTCCCTGGTGTACTCTGAACTGCAGCAAACTCTACAGCCTGCTCAAGCACCTCAAGCTCTCCCACTCGCGCTTCATTTTCAACTATGTGGTAAGGAAGCGAGTTTGGGACTTTTTGTCTTAAAGCGATTTATGCCGTTTTCACGTCTGCAGTAAATCAGCCGTTTTGGAAAAGGGGAAACATCCAAGTGTTTCAGTCTCAGTGCCAATAATGCAACATCAGACATACTGCACAGTTTTGTGTTGTCGTCCCTGGATTTCATACAGAGAAGTCGGTTAAGAAATGTCAGACTGTCCtgtctttttatgcatttgcaGAATAATCAAAGCACCATTAATGCTCCACCAGTTCATCTTTACTTATGTTTGTAGCATTTCTGTAGCTGTGTGATTAAACTGTAGATGCACATTTAGCTGCTGTTGCTTTCTGCCACCACTTGGGGGCAGTGTTCAAAGTATTTGAGACAACCTAAAAATTAGACGGCAGTCCTTTTTCCTCGTGTGTTGGTCCTCAGTAGTTTTGGTCCAGGTACCATCCACCCTCCTAAAGGAGTAGTTCAAGATTTGTCTCATAGATCTAAAGTACAATAAattacttgttttctttcctttcttacTTCAGTGGTATTGCTGAAAAAAGTGGTTTAAGCAGCCGATTAATGGGCACAGGAAGCACTCGGTCAAAAAGCTCCATATATTACACTTTACAGAACAAACACCTCACCTCTATTGGTTCTTTTTGTCAGAAATAAGCAACAAATTTCTGAGCAGAAAATATCTTCATCTGAAGATCTGATCCAGATCCTGTGCTTGTAGGTCAGGAAGGTTGCTGTTGCATTTCCAGAGTCTCCACAATATCCAATCTCCTGTTGTTAGACGCTGCTGTCCCGGTTTCTCTCTGATTCATGTCTGccacatattgtttttttaatctgccaTGGTTTAAATCGAGAGGCGTCCTCCTTTGCTTCAACAGACTTTAAACTTTAAGACTCACTCCAGGATGCAGTGCACAGAAGAAGGAACAGGCATAATATTTTATCACTGTGCATCACAGGCTCTCCCTGAAATCCagttagctctttttttttcccagttttccTTGTCCTTCTGCCTCAGCAGAATTACTGTTTTCATTGCTACCTTAAGTTTCAGAATTTTCAGGGTTGCAAGGAGGCACAGTTGTCCCATAGCAaggaggttctgggtttgaatcctttGCTAGGGTCTGAAGTTTGCTTGTTGCCTTCATGCATGTGTAGATTCTGTCCAGGTATCCCAAGTTTtagccctgcaagttttagcTCCGTCCCTGCTCTTTTTTTGGCAGAACTTGCTAAGTTTgcaataattttaaatgcaaggacattgttttgaaggttttggGCTCTGtaatttattagaaatgttATGTTGTTATTATTGAACTTGGAGGAGAATGATTGTTTATACCTGTGAATGACACTCGGTGCCATCACTCTTCTAGCCACAAGGCCTCGCTTTAGAGAAAGTAATACTGCAGGAAATAAGATGGGAAATTCATCTCAGCACGactgatttttaatttgtttttaattatgtcgtATAAAGCAATACTGCCACCATTTTTCTGTTGCCTGGTTTAGCATAAAACAAGAGTTTTACTGGACCAATTCTCTCAGAGAttgattcacatttttcatgtttttatacttgggtttctactgcttcaaAAACAGCCTGAGCGCTTAAGggatggggaaaaaagctattttttttggtatgtagaaaaggtttttaaaaaaaaaaccctcccaaATGTTTAGTCAcaactagggctgttgtaaacgattattttagtaatcgagtaatctatagatttttcttacgattaatcgagtaatcggataaaaacaattatgaaataaaatattggtaaatcttccataacaccagtgttactatcagATATCAACATCattctattttttccacatttgagcttccctaccagttacttttttgtagaccgggggagcaatacgggatatttacggctcctctgttcagaaactcatctaccagccatgttccgcctcccgtttgttcagaagtttattgtgcggttcgtccgtaaagctgctcttaccctgtaagcatcaaccctcagccgcccgccgtgttcagtctctccgctcacctgtataaatcctcctcagcttcttcccgccgttcaaccagcagctccggagcagaaaggctgccaaACTCAAGAcatcattttaaggatgtttattggtcccacaaaaRcgatgaaaacccggaattatcaccaatcagtaaaatccccgcgggccgaacttgaagattggatgttatgccgctaacacgtagcttctgtcaacaactcagaggcggaagtcagagctccgcgcaacgcaaataatgttccggctgaaacacggtgcgctaaatgataaaacataaattaacaaagcttcgaggcaggtcaattttcctcgaggaattttaataatcgaggtactctaATCACttgaggaatcgtttcagccctaatttaaagtgacaagacactCAAAATCAGCTCATTCTGAAATAAGCTCAAAATAggcaaactaaaatctcattatcttaGAATtgttttgtgcagaaaaatgtagtgaacatattttgtataaCTCATAGACCTATTCTAACCTCTTCAAGGAAGCATAGTAGGTCACCTTTGAGGAAACTGTGTGGTCAGAtatcaaagttattttttaatttatcagattttttttctctctctgtgcatgCGGTGATGCCTAATTCTCTGATCATTTTCTCCCTTCTGAAACGTTCAGCCTCACCCCAAAGGAGCCAGGATAGACGTGTCCATCAATGAGTGCTATGATGGCTCCTACGTGGGCAACCCTCAGGACATCCACAGCCAGCCGGGCTTTGCTTTCAGCCGAAACGGCCCAGTTAAAAGGACCCCAGTTACCCACATTCTTGTCTCAAGGTAAATGCCGCCTTGTTTCAACCTCTGCTACGTCTTCCCAGTTAGTTTTAATCGCTTCATTGTAGAGTCACTAAACACCATTGGTTAGTAAGCGCTGATATGTTGGATTTTAGATAAATGCCTCACAATCAACATTTTGGTTGCTTCACAGTCTGAACCTACACTTTTATAGCaggctgccttttctttttcgCCGTCTCTAGGCCCAAGCGGACCAAACCGAGTCTGTCGGAGTTCTTGGAGTCCGAGGACGGCgagctggagcagcagaggacGTACGTCAGCGGCCACAACCGGCTCTACTTCCACAGTGACAGCTGCATGCCGCTGCGGCCCCAGGAGATGGACGTGGACAGCGAAGACGAGAGAGACCCAGAGTGGCTCCGAGAGAAGACGGCCACGGTGAGAAGCTGCCATCTGGTTCAACCCTGTGCCTAGAAAGTCTGTTTCCTACCAAACtttgatgtggaccaaaaaaagcgaactctggtccgcctaaacTCTGGCACTGTTTGAATGCTACATGGAtgagagaccgctccaaaaagCAGAAAGTTGAATTGGTgcaaaatacaaccaaaacagagTGTAGATATATTAACTGCTCGTAGCCAGATGTGAAATAAAGAGGCGATAAAGGCCCTCatgcaagaaaaatgaaacactgtATGCACTGTTTTTCAAATTGGTTGAcactccttttttcttttcttttcttttcttttcttttcttttcttttccatttgcaGCAACTGGATGAGTTCACAGACGTCAATGAGGGAGAGAAGGAGGTGATGAAGCTCTGGAACCTGCATGTCATGAAGCACGGGTAAGTTTAACAAACAGGTCGACGTTCAAACcacacaacagaaacacaagaagAAGCCAGAGGAGATTAAAAGCTTCTTGGAtcataaaatgttcagttaaaaaaaaaattaagaaaagttTGTAATTGGTcgcattttaattgaaaatcatATATCAACACaataagtaacattttaaattccaaaaccctttttgctgctgaattgaataaatagacatgaGTTCAACCAGAGATATTTCAGCTTGAGGTGACTCACTTCTTGTGATTTTGATGAGTTTTCACTTCACTTACCTTTATGCCGGTCAGTGACTAAGATCAGAAATCTAAGGAACAATTATGAAGATGGAGTTATTCATAATACATATCgtcatggaaacatttttttctgtgggaCTAAAAATCCCGCACTGCTAATCACCTGTCAGCAGAAAGAAAGTCTGGTCTTGACTTGTCTTGTTCTCCGTCACCATGGAAACATTTATCGATGATGTCATGGGGGTGTAATTATATAAACTCTAGAAATGTAGGAAGTACCTCATGCCTCCCTCACCTGACACCTGTTGATGCAGTTTGAcgttaaccttttttttttttcttttgctttgttcttttcATCCAGCTTCATAGCGGACAACCAGATGAAACAAGCCGTCATGCTGTTCGTGGAGAACCTCGGCGCTCACATCATCCGCCGCAACCTCTGCCGCAACTTCCTCTTGCACTTGGTCAGCATGCACGACTTCAACCTGGTGAGCACGGCCACCATCGACGAGGTGATGGCGAGCCTGCGAGAACTCAAAGAAGAGCTGCCGGACGCCAAGGGGGAGCAGCAGGACGAGGCGATGGGGCCGGCGGGTGGCTACAACGGCAGCGCCGTTACGTCCAGCGGAGGGAAGCAGGGCAAGCGGACAAAAAGCGCTCTGACAGACTGATGTCAGTCTGGACGGACGGGACAGAGACCCACGCGGGgctttatgattttgttttctggtaAATCAAGGAACATTTCCAATCCTTTGGTGCTTAGATAGGCTAACAAACTGGCAGCCGGAGGATCTGAGCTGACCAGTACCGAGGCTAAACAGGTTTCTGAAACTTGAGAACAACCAAATATGAACAATAATGACAGCGAAATCACCCACATCCACTTTGAGGACGCGAGACGATGCAAGTTGGTCCTGCTTTTACcacacccccccccctccccccccctttTTATGGGAGAACGAATAAAGTGCGTCTCCTCTTACGGCACAACTGATTTAACGATGTTGTATGAAGGTTACAGTTAAAAACTGTACTGAGGACTTTGTCGCTGTTTGTACACTTAAAATTTAACCATGTTTATAACTTTTAGCTGATTATTTTAGCACTTCTTGGTTGTTTCTAGAAAGTTAAatcaacaattaaaacaaaacaaaacaaaatattacgcCACATCCAATATTGAGGATTGCTTTGACGCTCTTATTGGTGAAGAAATTGGCTGTGGATTATTTAATGAGAGCGCTGTACAGAAAATCAAATCTGTAGTTGACATTAACGCCTGATATCTACGAATCCTGCAAAGTTTGTGTCGGGATCCCAGCATGGTTTATTGTTGGCAAGTTGTCCTGAAAGTAGTGTTATAGTATATTCGATCTTGAACATGGTaaattcaaactttgttttcatcaacTCGTAAGTGTTTTTCTGTCAGGAAAGCTTAAGGAAAGACGGTGGAAATCAGTGggatacttttatttttcctagaAACCAGCAGCACATTACTCTTTGTGGCATGTTTGGTGAGTAGTATCAAAAATAGCATACTTGGGTTTTCCGATGTCGGCATCTGCAGGTTTTCCTacttttcaaagttgttttaCTGACGTCATCAGTACCGGTAGAGGaaaatgaatatgttttcatgTAAGTCACATGAACTGTTTTTAGCCGTGTCCCATTCCTGGTCTAGTGACCGACAAGTTGCAGTTTTTCTCCAATAGCAGTaggttgtttattttgatgcttGGTCCTTGTTAGATACAGTTTATGCCAAAGGGGAATATTTTcaccagtcttttttttttttatcattattattattttaacttcagaaaacctttatttttcagTCCTATTTTGTTGTGCACATGAAACAGTCACTTATTTCAATCAGACAGCCAAACTACCCATATAGTTTTTCTGTTCACTGTTTATTGAGGCTGACATATTCATCAATATTGTCTGAACACATTGTGTACTTTggagtattttatatttaaagaaataaaatacatttgccCTTACTGAATGAAGCCTGTGATGATTTTATGAATTTGCATGGAtacaagtgtttttattttggagtaaTCAAAGGTTTGAAAGTGTACAGTTAAGCCCAAATTTATTCATACCCGTTACAGATTAGGgtttaaagtgaaatttaacTTCTTTAaggtttagtgttttttttttacaggtttgtCTTGAGTGCAATTATGGAAACCCATTTgggccatgaaagaaaaaaatataaaagcccaacaggaagtcataattttaattttcaaagtcataattacaaGACACATCATGTAAATTATCttaatatgtatatatgtaacATCTATATATAAATGCTATATGAAGCAcctgtttcttgttttgtccTGTAGATGACAGTAGAGACTTCATTATTTTGGTGAGTAGTGgtgcattatttaaaaaaagttaattttttttaaacttaattttttacatttataacaaACAGCATCTGCTTAGTAGATCACAATAACATCTAatgcttctgtgttttcagtgtttttgtaaaCCATCTAAACTCACTTTCATTGAAAGTAactgttagatttttttcttttttatgtcacaGAGAATCACAGCAACCTACAAAACACTGTCAACAAAGACGATGACAGCAATTTAAACTCAAATGTGAAAGGATGCCGGTGGATGGTA harbors:
- the suz12b gene encoding polycomb protein suz12-B isoform X5; protein product: MPSARNSGHIMSGASCKANGAVYPASSAVMNSVKKPKMEQIQADHELFLQAFEKPTQIYRFLRTRNLIAPIFLHRTLTFMSHRNNRTNARRKTFKVDDLLKTVEKMKLEQDSPSLSSHLQLTFTGFFLKDEKPSQNSENEQHSVSLEVLLVKVCHKKRKDVSCPIKQVPTGKKQVPLNPDSKQTKLGSCPSLLVPSNEFEPSNSHMVKSYSLLFRVSRTGRSGLVNGEANENIDVTETPSRKKRGSAHREEGGTTETYVAQMTVFDKNRRLQLLDGEYEVSMQGMDESPVSKKRATWETILDGKRIPPFETFSQGPTLQFTLRWTGDAGAKSTAPVAKPLSTRNSEATSPMETRTSHHRAALMMKESVSTDSQTRKEQIPSEPRQKLRIFYQFLYNNNTRQQTEARDDLHCPWCTLNCSKLYSLLKHLKLSHSRFIFNYVPHPKGARIDVSINECYDGSYVGNPQDIHSQPGFAFSRNGPVKRTPVTHILVSRPKRTKPSLSEFLESEDGELEQQRTYVSGHNRLYFHSDSCMPLRPQEMDVDSEDERDPEWLREKTATQLDEFTDVNEGEKEVMKLWNLHVMKHGFIADNQMKQAVMLFVENLGAHIIRRNLCRNFLLHLVSMHDFNLVSTATIDEVMASLRELKEELPDAKGEQQDEAMGPAGGYNGSAVTSSGGKQGKRTKSALTD